The DNA region CCGACTTGCGGCCATGGTGACCAAAATGGCCCGCAAAGACCCCCTGGATTGTAACCCCCTGCCGGACCGCCTAAATCAGCCCGGACAAGAGGTAACTTATGCAAGCATCCCAAAATGAGCTGCCGGTCTGGCATGGCACCACGATCTGCACCGTCCGCAAGGGCGGCAGGGTGGTGATCGGCGGCGACGGCCAGGTCTCGATCGGCCAGACCGTGATCAAGGCCAATGCCAAGAAGGTCCGCCGGATCGGCAAGGGCGACGTGATCGGCGGTTTTGCCGGCGCCACCGCCGACGCCTTCACCTTGTTCGAGCGCCTCGAGGGCAAGCTCGAGCAATATCCGGGGCAATTGACCCGGGCCTGCGTCGAGCTCGCCAAGGACTGGCGCACCGACCGCTATTTGCGCCGGCTGGAGGCGATGATGATCGTCGCTGACAAGGATGTCTCGCTGGTGCTGACCGGTACCGGCGACGTGCTGGAGCCTGAAAGTGGCGTGATGGCGATCGGCTCCGGCGGCAATTATGCGCTGGCCGCCGCGCGTGCACTTATCGACACCGACAAGGACGCCGAGACCATCGTGCGCCGCGCGCTCGATATCGCGGCCGATATCTGCGTCTACACCAACCGCAACGTGACGATCGAGTCGATCGGCGGCTGAGCATGGCCGGCCCCTATCATTTCCGTCCGATGACCAGCGACGACCTGCCGCAGATCCAGCGCTGGCTGGCGCTGCCGCATGTCCGGGAGTGGTGGGGCGACCCGGCCGAGCAATATGCGCTGGTCAGCGGCGATCTCGAGGAGCCGGCGATGGACCAGTTCATCGTCGCGACCGCAACCGGCGAGTTCGGCTACATCCAATGTTACGACCTGACGACGTGGAATTCCGGCTTCGGCGTCCAGCCCGAGGGCACGCGCGGCATCGATCTGTTCATCGGCGAGCCCGGCATGATCGAGCATGGTCACGGCGCCGCGCTGATCCGCGCCTTCGTCGACGCGCGGCTGGCGCAGGGCGCCCCACGAATTGTCTCCGACCCCGACCCGACCAACGCACGCGCGGTGCGCGCCTATGAGAAAGCGGGTTTCCAGAGGGCAGGCATCGTCGACACGCCTGACGGGCCGGCGTTGCTGATGGTCCGCGACGCATGACACCAACGTCGCAGGCGCGAAACCGCGCTTGCCGAGATAGTTCTTTCAACCTAGCTAGAGCCAATGACCGACTTCTCCCCCCGTGAAATAGTTTCCGAACTCGACCGCTTCATCGTCGGCCAGGGCGACGCCAAGCGGGCCGTCTCTATCGCCTTGCGCAACCGCTGGCGGCGGCTGCAGCTGTCCGGTTCCCTGCGCGAGGAGGTTCTGCCCAAGAACATCCTGATGATCGGGCCGACCGGCGTCGGCAAGACCGAGATCGCGCGCCGGCTGGCCAAGCTTGCGGCTGCGCCGTTCCTCAAGGTCGAGGCCACCAAATTCACCGAGGTCGGCTATGTCGGCCGCGACGTCGAGCAGATCATCCGCGATCTCGTCGAGGTCGCGATCGCCCAGGTGCGCGAGCGCAAGCGCAAGGACGTCCAGGCCCGCGCCCAGCTTGCCGCCGAGGAGCGCGTGCTGGATGCGCTGGTCGGTCCCGGATCGAGCCCGGCGACGCGGGAGTCGTTTCGCAAGAAGCTGCGCGCCGGCGAGCTCAACGACAAGGAAATCGAGATCGAGACGCAATCGTCCGGGAGCGGCATGCCGATGTTCGAGATCCCCGGCATGCCCGGCGCCCAGATGGGCGCGATCTCGCTCGGCGACATCTTCGGCAAGATGGGCGGGCGCAGCAAGACCCGCCGCCTCACCGTCGAAGGCTCGCACGAGATCCTGGTCAACGAGGAATCCGACAAGCTGCTCGACACCGATCAATTGGTGCTGGAGGCGATCAGCGCGGTCGAGAACAACGGCATCGTGTTCCTTGACGAGATCGACAAGATCTGCGTGCGCGAGAACCGCCATGGTGGCGACGTCTCGCGCGAGGGCGTGCAGCGCGACCTGCTGCCGTTGATCGAGGGCACCACGGTCTCGACCAAGCATGGCGCGGTCAAGACCGACCACATCCTGTTCATTGCCTCCGGCGCGTTCCACATCGCAAAACCGTCGGACCTTTTGCCGGAATTGCAGGGCCGCCTGCCGATCCGCGTCGAGCTGCAGGCGCTGACCCGCGACGACATGCGCAGGATTTTGACCGAGCCCGAGGCGTCGCTGATCAAGCAATATGTCGCGCTGCTGAAGACCGAGGGCGTGACGCTCGATATCACCGACGGCGCGATCGATGCGCTCGCCGACATCGCGGTCGCCGTCAATTCGACGGTCGAGAACATCGGCGCAAGGCGGTTGCAGACCGTGATGGAGCGGGTGCTGGACGAGATCTCCTTCACTGCACCGGACCGCCACGGCGAGACCATCCAGGTCGACGCCGACTATGTGACGAAGCACGTCGGTGACCTCGCCAAGAACGCCGATCTGAGCCGGTTCATCCTGTAGGGGTTGCGGCTAACCTCGCGCACGTCGGACGCGCACATACAGCGCGCCGCCGCCGCCATGGCCGATACTTGCCTCCTCGAAGCCGACCACCAGCGCGCGGAATTCCGGCAGGCTGAGCCATTCCGGCACCTGACGGCGCAACACGCCGCGCTCGGCGGACTCGCCGCCAACCTTGCCCTTGCCGGTGATGACGAGCACGAAGGTGAGCCCGTCATGATGCGCGCGTTGTAGGAAGCCGAACAGCACCCGGTGCGCACGCGTCTGCGTCATGCCATGGAGATCGAGCCGCGCATCGATGTCCTGCCTGCCGCGCGACAGCTTTGCGCGCTCGCGGCGGCCGATCGGTGCCAGCGGCGGCAGCTGCGGGCGTGGGGTCGGCACGACCTTGACCGGCGCCGCCGGCTTGACTGGAACGGGTTTTGCCAAGGCGTGATGCGGCACAGGCTCGGGCGGAGCCGCATGGGCTTTCGCGGGTGAAGATCGCTTGCGCAGTGGCTTGACCTGTTTCGCCACGCTCTCCCAGAGCGCGCGCTCCTCTTCACTCAGCGTGCGCTTGCGCCGCGATGGAGCGGAGAGATCGGGAATCGGCGCTGGACGTTTCATCTGTAACGGTGATGTCGCGCGCGTCGCGTGCGCCGCTTCTCCGGTTGCTGCGGAATGTCGGGACGCGCGGCCGGCAGCGGCACCGGTTCTGCCACAGGCGCAGCCTGCGCGACAGGGGTCGGCGCCGCGGGAGCGGCAACTGCGGGAGCATCCTTCGTCGCCGGATCCCTTGGCGCCGAACCCTTGGTCTCAGCATTCTTGGCGACGTTCTTGGCGACATCTTTGGTCCCGCTCTTGGCGACTGTCGCCGCAGGCGCCTCTGGAGGCTTCGCCGCCGTCTTGTCCGGTTGCGGATCGGTCTGCGGAAACAGCTTCGCGATCTTCGCCGACGGCCGTTCGTCCGGGATCGGCAGCTTGTGACCGCGCGCGACGGGATCGATCCCCTTGGGCACCAGCATGACGAACTGCGCATTGTGCCGCAGCCGGCCCGACACCTTTCCGGCATCCGCGCCGGCGCCGAAATAGAGATCGGCGCGCGCAGGACCCACGATGGCGGAGCCCGTGTCCTGCGCGATCATCAGCCGGTGGAACGGCGTCTTCGATTGTTCGGATTCGATCGGCAGCTCGCCCGCGATGAAGAACGGCGTGCCGTAGACATGCAGCGCCTTGTCGACCGCGATCGAGCGGCCCGGCGTCAGCGGCACGCCCTGCGCGCCGACCGCCTCGTCCTTGTCGGACAGCGACACCTCGCGGAAGAAGACATAGGCGCGGTTCTGCCGCCGCAGCTCCTTGGCGCCATCAGGGTTCTGGTCCATCCATTCCCTGATCTTCTGCATCGACATCTGATCTTTCGGGATGATGCCGCGATCGATCAGGATGCGGCCGACCGGCGTGTAGGGATAGCCATTATGCGCATCATAGTTGATCCGCACCGTGCCGCCGTCGGTCAGCTTGATCCGCGCCGAACCCTGGATCTGCGCGAACAAGAGATCGGTCTGGCTCTTCAGCCAGCAGATTTCGAGCCCACGGCCGGCGATCGCGCCATCCTCGATCTGGGCCCGGTCGTAATAGGGCACGAGCTTGCGGCGGCCGATCTTGCGATAGACCGGACCGCTGTTGGGCAGACCGACGGAGGCTTGCGTCTTGCCGCGCACGAACAGATTGGATGGGCGGCGATAGACCGGGACGTTGTAGACATCGGTCTGCGTCCGCGACCCATCGAGCACCGGCTCGTAATAGCCGGTGACGAAACCGGCATCCTCGCCGAGCCGCGAAATCTTCAGCGGCACGAAATTCTGCTCGAAAAAGTCCTTTGCCTTCGCGCTGTCGGCGAGTTCGTGCTCTCTGGCAGCCCGGCAGGGATCGCGCAGCGAGCTGCCGAGCGCCTTGGCTTCCGCCGGCAGGCCGTGCTCGGCCGCGATCGGCTTGCAGCTCGTGCGGAAGGCCTTGTAGGCCGCGAGGTGGTCGTCGTCGCTCCAGCCGGCGACAGTGGCCCAGCTTAGCGGCTCGTACTGGCTGCCGCTGACCTGCAACGGCAAATCCAGCTTGGGATAGGGGGTCTGGCGCGCATGCTCATGCACCGGCGCGTGGCGGCTTCGGTAGCGCGCGGCGATCGCCGCCGTGGAGCAAACAACCGCCAGCGCGCAACACGCTACCGCGAGGCGTCCATAGCTGAGGTGCTTAGTGAGCGCTTCCAGTGCCAACCAGCTTCCAGTTCGGATCGCGGGAGCTCGAGTCGCGGGCAAAGGTCCAGACGTCAGTGATGTCGGCAACCTTGTCCGGGCTGCCGTCGACGATCGTTCCCGTCTTGTCGCGCGTGACCGAGATCATCTGCGAGACGAAGCGGACGGTGAGCTGCGCCACGCGGTCGCGGGTCTCCGCGCTGACGATCTCGGCCTTGTCGATCGACACGAACCGGGTCTCGGTCTTCTGCTCGTGCTTCTCGCGATCCTTGATTGCGGACTCGAAGCTTTCATACACCTCGGTCGACAACAAATCCCTAAGCGCGCGACGATCGCCGTTGGCGAAGGCCAGCACGATCATCTCGTAGGCCGAGCGGGCGCCGGACAGGAAATGCCGTGGGTCGAACGCGGAATCCTGGGCGGCGATCGCGTCGAGACCCTGCGCCAGGGCGGTGCCGGGCTCGGCGACGCCTTTCCAGCGCTCGGACGGTTCGACCGGCTCGGCGGGAGCGGCCGAGGCCGGCTGATCGATCACCGATCCCGGCATCGGGACGACGTTATTGTCCTGGCCGCGCTGCACGACGTTGGGCGCCGCGCGATCATAGGGCGGCCGCTCGCTTCCCGTGCGCTGTCCGAGCACGCTGCGCAGGCGCAGGAAGATGAACACGGCCAGCGCCAGGAAGATGATGGTGTAGATATCCACGTCGAATTCGCTTTCTGGTCTCTGCCGGCAACGGGCCGGTCATCCAAGTGTTCCGGGGTCAAGTATTCCCGGTCAAGCGTTCCCGGTGAGGAACGGCAGAGATTACATCACCGATTGAGTCCGCAGCATGTAGGCATGAAACTATGCCCGGCCAATGGCGCTTTTTGGCACGGGCAAGTGTAGCGCGTTTTGACCGTGGGGGGAAACCCGTTCCTGCCTGGAAATCGCGCATATTCAATAATTTAGGAAGTCATTAAGGGGTTGGCGCGGCCGCCTTTGCGCCCCTCCGCGCGCGAATCCGGCGAACTCTGCCGCTTCCTTTGGCGCGTCGTCCTTGTCGACTGCGCTCGCCCTATGATAGCCACTCGCCCGGCATTCCCGACACCTTTGACGCGTGCCGTCGGACATCCCGTCCATCGAGCGTCGCTTCAGGAGACATTTCATGACCAACGGCAACGGCGCGCCTGTCGAGCAGGCCCCTCCCCAGCTCAACGTGCTGGCGCAGTACACCAAGGATTTGTCGTTCGAGAACCCGAACGCGCCGTCCTCTCTCGGCCCGCAGCAGCAACAGCCGGCGATCAACATCCAGATCAACGTTGCCGCCAACAACCTCGCCGAAAACGAGTTCGAGGTGATCCTGTCGATCGAGGGCAAGGCCGAGACCGCCGGCAAGGTGATGTTCAGCTTCGACCTCGCCTATGCCGGCGTGTTCCGGGTCGTCAATGTGCCGAAGGAAAACCTGCACCCGCTGATCATGATCGAGTGCCCGCGGCTGCTGTTCCCGTTCGCCCGCGAGATCGTCGCGACCTCGGTCCGCGACGGCGGCTTCCCGCCCTTGATGCTGGATCCGGTCGATTTCGTCAGCCTCTACCGCCAGAACATGGAACGGCAAGCCGCTGCCCAGGCCGTGTCCGGCGCCAAGCCGAGCTGATCTCGGGGCGCAGGGAAGGTTCAACCCGTTACCCTAGCTAAGGCCAGTTGCCGACCAGCTCGGTGTCGTCGCCCGCGTATGCGGGCGATCCAGTATTCCAGAGACGTCGGCGATAAACGGAGGGGCCTCGGCGTACTGGGTCGCCCGGTCAAGCCGGGCGATGACACCGGTAATGAGGAATCAAACGGCCGGGGCTGCTGACGGCGCGGGCTGCGGCAAATAGTCGTTCCAGATCGGCTTGTCGCCGAGGGTGCCGACAAAGTCGCGGTGGGCTTCGCGATCGGCGTCGCTGATCCGCGCCAACAATGGGGTCGCACGCTGCCGCCGCGGTGTGTCGCCAAAGCTGCCGGCGCGCGCATCTGCCGCTTCCGACGCCAGGATCAGCTGCGACTGCCGCGCCCCGATCAGGTCGATATAGACCTCGGCCAGCAGCTCGGCGTCGAGCAGCGCGCCGTGCTTGGTGCGGCGGGAATTGTCGATCGCATAGCGCGAGCAGAGATCGTCGAGCCTGTTCGACACGCCGGGATGCTTGCGCCGCGCCAGCAGCAGCGTGTCGACCAGCCGGTCCTTCGGGATCGCCCGCCGCTTGATGCGGTCGAGCTCGGCATTGATGAAGCTGATGTCGAAGGACGCGTTGTGGATCACCAGCGGCGTGTCGCCGATGAAAGCCAGAAACTCGTCCACGACCTCGGTGAACAGCGGCTTGCTGGCCAGGAACTCGGTCGACAGCCCGTGCA from Bradyrhizobium genosp. L includes:
- the hslV gene encoding ATP-dependent protease subunit HslV, with the translated sequence MQASQNELPVWHGTTICTVRKGGRVVIGGDGQVSIGQTVIKANAKKVRRIGKGDVIGGFAGATADAFTLFERLEGKLEQYPGQLTRACVELAKDWRTDRYLRRLEAMMIVADKDVSLVLTGTGDVLEPESGVMAIGSGGNYALAAARALIDTDKDAETIVRRALDIAADICVYTNRNVTIESIGG
- a CDS encoding GNAT family N-acetyltransferase; the encoded protein is MAGPYHFRPMTSDDLPQIQRWLALPHVREWWGDPAEQYALVSGDLEEPAMDQFIVATATGEFGYIQCYDLTTWNSGFGVQPEGTRGIDLFIGEPGMIEHGHGAALIRAFVDARLAQGAPRIVSDPDPTNARAVRAYEKAGFQRAGIVDTPDGPALLMVRDA
- the hslU gene encoding ATP-dependent protease ATPase subunit HslU; translated protein: MTDFSPREIVSELDRFIVGQGDAKRAVSIALRNRWRRLQLSGSLREEVLPKNILMIGPTGVGKTEIARRLAKLAAAPFLKVEATKFTEVGYVGRDVEQIIRDLVEVAIAQVRERKRKDVQARAQLAAEERVLDALVGPGSSPATRESFRKKLRAGELNDKEIEIETQSSGSGMPMFEIPGMPGAQMGAISLGDIFGKMGGRSKTRRLTVEGSHEILVNEESDKLLDTDQLVLEAISAVENNGIVFLDEIDKICVRENRHGGDVSREGVQRDLLPLIEGTTVSTKHGAVKTDHILFIASGAFHIAKPSDLLPELQGRLPIRVELQALTRDDMRRILTEPEASLIKQYVALLKTEGVTLDITDGAIDALADIAVAVNSTVENIGARRLQTVMERVLDEISFTAPDRHGETIQVDADYVTKHVGDLAKNADLSRFIL
- a CDS encoding Smr/MutS family protein, yielding MKRPAPIPDLSAPSRRKRTLSEEERALWESVAKQVKPLRKRSSPAKAHAAPPEPVPHHALAKPVPVKPAAPVKVVPTPRPQLPPLAPIGRRERAKLSRGRQDIDARLDLHGMTQTRAHRVLFGFLQRAHHDGLTFVLVITGKGKVGGESAERGVLRRQVPEWLSLPEFRALVVGFEEASIGHGGGGALYVRVRRARG
- the mltA gene encoding murein transglycosylase A, giving the protein MALEALTKHLSYGRLAVACCALAVVCSTAAIAARYRSRHAPVHEHARQTPYPKLDLPLQVSGSQYEPLSWATVAGWSDDDHLAAYKAFRTSCKPIAAEHGLPAEAKALGSSLRDPCRAAREHELADSAKAKDFFEQNFVPLKISRLGEDAGFVTGYYEPVLDGSRTQTDVYNVPVYRRPSNLFVRGKTQASVGLPNSGPVYRKIGRRKLVPYYDRAQIEDGAIAGRGLEICWLKSQTDLLFAQIQGSARIKLTDGGTVRINYDAHNGYPYTPVGRILIDRGIIPKDQMSMQKIREWMDQNPDGAKELRRQNRAYVFFREVSLSDKDEAVGAQGVPLTPGRSIAVDKALHVYGTPFFIAGELPIESEQSKTPFHRLMIAQDTGSAIVGPARADLYFGAGADAGKVSGRLRHNAQFVMLVPKGIDPVARGHKLPIPDERPSAKIAKLFPQTDPQPDKTAAKPPEAPAATVAKSGTKDVAKNVAKNAETKGSAPRDPATKDAPAVAAPAAPTPVAQAAPVAEPVPLPAARPDIPQQPEKRRTRRARHHRYR
- a CDS encoding Tim44/TimA family putative adaptor protein produces the protein MDIYTIIFLALAVFIFLRLRSVLGQRTGSERPPYDRAAPNVVQRGQDNNVVPMPGSVIDQPASAAPAEPVEPSERWKGVAEPGTALAQGLDAIAAQDSAFDPRHFLSGARSAYEMIVLAFANGDRRALRDLLSTEVYESFESAIKDREKHEQKTETRFVSIDKAEIVSAETRDRVAQLTVRFVSQMISVTRDKTGTIVDGSPDKVADITDVWTFARDSSSRDPNWKLVGTGSAH
- the secB gene encoding protein-export chaperone SecB; this encodes MTNGNGAPVEQAPPQLNVLAQYTKDLSFENPNAPSSLGPQQQQPAINIQINVAANNLAENEFEVILSIEGKAETAGKVMFSFDLAYAGVFRVVNVPKENLHPLIMIECPRLLFPFAREIVATSVRDGGFPPLMLDPVDFVSLYRQNMERQAAAQAVSGAKPS
- the dnaQ gene encoding DNA polymerase III subunit epsilon — protein: MREIVLDTETTGLDPLRGDRLVEIGCVEMYNRMPTGQTYHVYINPERDMPAEAFAVHGLSTEFLASKPLFTEVVDEFLAFIGDTPLVIHNASFDISFINAELDRIKRRAIPKDRLVDTLLLARRKHPGVSNRLDDLCSRYAIDNSRRTKHGALLDAELLAEVYIDLIGARQSQLILASEAADARAGSFGDTPRRQRATPLLARISDADREAHRDFVGTLGDKPIWNDYLPQPAPSAAPAV